CCCCACCGCCTGGAGCTCGTAGCCGCTCCCATCCGGCCCGCCCGACCCCAGCCGGTGCCCCTGTTGCCCCGCTTGAGCGTCGCCTCCCGGCAGAGCCGGTTGCACCGGGCCCTGCAGGCGGTCACCCAACGGGTAGGGCCGGGCGCCGTGAGGCCCGCCTCCGAGCGCCCTCTCAGCCGCCGGGAGTCCATGCTCAGCCTCATCGAGCAGGGGGCGGGGTTGCCGTGAGCCGGCGCATCGAGCAGCCCGTGGAGGTGGTGGGCACCCTCGAGCCCGGCGGGAGCGGCGGAGGTACGGGGGCGTCCATCGTGTGGGGCCATCGGCGCCTGCGCGTGCTGGAGTGCCTGGCCGAGTGGCGCGAGGCAGGCCGCTGGTGGGACGGCGAGGCCGAGCGGCGGGTCGTGCGGGTGCTGACCGAGGGCGGCATCTACGAGCTGAGCTGCGATGCGGCTACGGGCCGCTGGACCGTCGAGCGCGTCCTGGATTGACCCGAGCGAGCCGGCAGGACCGGGCCATGGCGGCGGACTTCGTCCACCTGCACGTGCACACTCCCTTCTCCTTCCTGGACGGCGCCAGCTCCATCGACGCCCTGCTCCAGCGCGCCCGTGACCTGGGCATGGAGGCGCTGGCCATCACCGACCACGACACGCTGAGCGGCGTCGTCCGATTCACCCAGCGAGCACGGACCCTGGGCATCAAGCCCATCGTGGGGGTCGAGCTGACGCTGCAGGGCGGCCATCACCTGGTCCTCCTGGCCCGGGACCGCACGGGGTATGCCAACCTCTGCCAGATCGTGACCGACGCCCACCTGCACGCCCCGCGCCGCCACCCGCAGGCTCGCTGGGAGACCATCGCCCGCCATGCCCGTGGCCTCGTCGCCCTGACGGGATGCCGTCGGGGCGAGCTGGCCAGCCGCATCTTCCGCGGCCAGGTGGACGAGGCCCGACGAGCCCTGGCCCGCTACCGTGACGTCTTCGGGGAGCACCTGTTCGTCGAGCTCCAGGATCTGGGATGGCCCCACAGCCGGTGGCTGGTCCACCGCCTGGCGGAGCTGGCGAGGGAGGCGGGGGTGCCGGTGGTCGCCACCA
This genomic interval from Limnochorda sp. LNt contains the following:
- a CDS encoding DUF6504 family protein; this translates as MSRRIEQPVEVVGTLEPGGSGGGTGASIVWGHRRLRVLECLAEWREAGRWWDGEAERRVVRVLTEGGIYELSCDAATGRWTVERVLD